TGGGTAGGAGGTGCAGGAGTTTGGAGGTGCGGGTATGGTGGAGGGTATGAGGGTGCGGGGAGGTGGGGGGCTGGTGTGGTCTCGGGAGCAAGGTGTTTGCGGAGGTGGACGGCGCGTTCGGAGGGGCCGAGGTGGGGGGGAGGTTAGGGAGGGTTGTGTTGGTTTGGGGAGGGTAGGGTTGGAGAAGCGAGAAGAGGTGGTGGTGGTGTCGGTGTGTGTGGTGAATTGGAACAGTCGTGAGGTGTTGCGTCGGTGTTTGGAGTCGCTGGTGTGTCAGGAGCATGGGGTGCCCTATGAGGTGGTGGTGGTGGACAATGGGTCGTGGGACGGTGCGGCGGAGATGGTGGAGCGGGATTTTGCGGGGGTGAAGTTGATACGGAATGCGGGGAATGCGGGGTATGCAGCGGCGTGCAACCAGGGATGGCGGGTGTGCCGGGGACGGTATGTGCTGTTTTTGAACAATGACACAGAGGTGCCGGCGGGGGCGTTGGCGAAGCTGGTGGGTGTGGCGGAGCGTTGTCGGGATGGGGTGTTGTTTGCCCCGCGGTTGCGTGGAGGGGATGGTCAGGTGCAGGTGTCGTGGCGTGGGGAGTTGACGTGGGGAGCGTTGTGGCATCGGGTGGGTTGGTTGCGGTGGACGGGTTGGTATCGTGGGGCGTATGAGCAGTATCGACGGGGTGGTGCGGTGGTGGTGGGGCACGGTTCGGGGCAGGAGGAGGGTGTCCAGGAGGTGGCAGCGGTGTTGGGTTGTGCGGTGCTGGTGCGTCGGGAGGCGTTGGAGGCGGTGGGGGGTTGGGATGAGGGGTATCGTTTCGGGGTGGAGGATTTGGATTTGTGCCGGCGTTTGCGGGAGCTGGGGAAGTTGTATTATGTGGGGGGAGTGGAGGTGGTGCATTACGGGCGGGTGGCGAGTCGGGAGAATATCGGGTATGTGGTAGGGGGTGTGGCGTGCGGGTATGTGCGGTATATGCGTCGGTGGGGGGTGGGGGGATGGCGGTTGTGGTGGTATAAGGTAGCGGTGACGGTGGATGTGCCGTGGCAGTGTGTGGTCAAGGGTGTGGAGGGTCTGGTGCGTTGGGTGGTGGGTCGTCGGGAGGCAGCGCGACGTTCGTGGCGGGCGATGCGGGGGAACTGGTTTTTTTTAGGTCGGGGTTTGGTGGAATTCTGGCGGTCGTGAGGGATGGGGCAGGGGTGAGGGGAGTTGGGCGAGAAGTTGGAAGGCGTGGTGGAGGGATTCGAGGGGCAGTCCGATGACGTTGGTGGGGCTGCCGTGGAGGACGGAGAGGTGGGGGTCGTTGGGGAGTTGGAGGGCGTAGGCGCCGGAGCAGTTGTGCCAGAGTCGGGAGCGGAGGTAGTGGTCGATTTGGGCGTCGTCGAGGGGTCGGAGGGCGACGAGGGAGACTTCCTGCCAGGCGAGCTGGAGGTCTTCGGGTCGGAGCCAGAGGCAGACGCCGGTCCAGAGCTGGTGGGTGCGTCCGGCGAGGGTGCGGAGGATGCGGCGGGCGTCGTCGGCGTCGGCGGGTTTACCGAGGACATGGCCATCGATCCAGGCGACGGTGTCGGCGGCGAGGATGAAAGCGGCGTCGTAGTGGGGGGCGACGGCGTGGGCTTTGGCCCAGGCGAGTTCCGCGACATAGCGTTGGCAGTCGCCGTGGGGAGCGTCCGGCGGTTCGTCGAGATGGGCGGGGTGGACGTGGAAGGTGTAGCCGGCGGCGGCGAGCAGTTGCTGGCGGCCCAGGGAAGCACTGGCCAGAATCAGGCGGCGGGGGAGCGGCACAGGCGGGGGAACAGTTCCAGCAAGCGCGTCCATAGGTGCTCGACGGTCAGGGTTTGGTGGCAGCGCAGGTGGTTGCAGTGCTTGCGGTAGGACCCGGCACAGGGGAGTGTAGCGGCGACAGCCCCCTGGGGGAAGGTGTACGGCCCGTGACGCTGCGGCAAAGTGCAGGTGTAAGGGGCAAGGCAGGGCCGCTCCAGGGCGGCGGCCAGATGAAGCGGACCGGAGTCGTTCCCCACAAACACATCGCACAGCCGCAGCAGGGCCACGAGCAGCGGCAGGGAGGTCTGGCCGGTCAGGCAACGGACCGCTCCCGGCACCGCGGTGGCGATCTGCTGCGCCAGCGGAGTATCCTCGGCACTGCCCACGATGAGGCAGCCAGCACCGGTGTGGCGCTGGAGACGTTCCAGGAGCTGAGCGAAGGCCAACGGCGGCCAGCGCTTGGTCCGCCAGCGGGCACCGGGCGCCACCGCCACCCAGGGCCGCGGCAACGACTGCCAAAGCTGCCAGGCCGCCTCCTGCGCCGAAACATCCACCGGCAGCACAAAACGCCGCGGCAAGTCCCCGCCCCCCAGCGCCACGATAAGCTGCCAGTAACGGTCCACCGCGTGGAGCCGACCCTCCTGCGGAATGGCCAGCCGATGCGTGTACGCCAGCACGCTCCCCTCCCGCGCCGACTGCAAACCCATCCGCACCGCCGCCCCGCTTCCCCACGCCATCAGCCCGCTGCGCAATAACCCTTGCAGGTCGATCACCCAGTCGAACCGCTGCCGCCGCAATTGCCACCCCCACTCCCACAAATACCGGGCCAAACCCAGCAGCGATTTCTCCCGAAAAGCGGAACGGTCGAAAGGCAGCACCGCGTCCAAATGGGGATGACCGGCCAGCAGCGGTGCATAAGCCCGGTGCACGATCCACGTGATGTGCGCCTGCGGATAAAGCAAACGCAAGGCGGTCAGCACCGGCAGAGTGTGCACGACATCGCCCAAGGCGCTGGGCTTGATCAGGGCCAGGCGTTGAGGCGGCTCCACCGGCAGGGGCGGACCAATCAGCCGCGGAGCATGCAATGACAAGCCCATGACAGCGCCTCCCCGCCGCCCCGCCCCCTAGCAGCGAGGCGGAAACTCCGCCGCCGAGGGGAACCGGACCCCCTCCTCCGCCACCCCCTCCGTTCCCCGGCCCTCCCCGCTCCCCCCTGCCGCCGCAGAATCACCCCCGGACCCGCTCCTGGTTCGGCCCAACCCTCGATACGCCAGCCCCCCCGCCAACAGCACCAGCACCACCGCCGACACATAGGGCAGCACCGGCGGCACCGTCAAGGGGAACAGCAGCGAACCCAAAAACGGACCCGCAATCCGCCCCAACGCCGCCACCCCCTGGTTCACCCCCAACACCTCCCCCTGATGGGACGCATCCGTCCGCCGCGACACCAACGCATGAATCGACGGATTGACCCAGGCAAAACCGCTCACCGCCAGGACCGTCACCAGATAAAACACCGCCAGGCGGCTGACCGCACACTCCCCCAAACCGCCCCCACTCTGAAACGCCACTCCCGCCAAGCCCCCCAAACCCACCACCAGTAGCCCCAACCCCAAACCCAGCATCCGCTCCTCCTGCCAGCGCCGCACCAACGGCCGATACATCCCCCCCGCCGCCAACAACACCAAACCCACCGCCGCAAACACCAAAAAATTCTCCTGGTCATCCAAACCAAACACCGCACCTGTGAGCAACGCCAGCGTCGCCTCAAACTGCGCAAACGCCACAATGCACAAACCATAAGCCCCAATCAACGGCCCCAACGCCGGCTGCCCCAACACCTGCACCGTCCGACCCCAGGAAAAGAACAACCGCCCTTCCCCACCACCCCGCCGCGTCTCCGGCATGCGCGCCCACGCCAACACCCACGCCCCCAACGACAACAACGCCGCCAACGCCCCCACACCCCACCCCTGCTGAGCAAACAACCCCATCCCCACGTAAGCTAGCAGCGGACCCACCGTAAAACCCGCTCCAAATGCGATCCCAATCAACGCCATCCCACGCGCCCGACGCTCCGCTCCCGTGCAGTCCGCTATCACCGCCGCCGCCACCCCCACACTCGCCCCTGCCATCCCCGCACCCAACCGCGACACCAGCATCAAACCCACCGCCCACCACCCCCACTCCACCGGCAAACTCACCGCCACACCATACAAACTGTAAAACACCACCGAACCCCCCAAACTCACCAACAGCACCGGCCGCCGACCTACTCGATCCGACCAACGACCCCAAGCCGGCGCAAAAAGAAACTGCATCAACGAAAAACCCGCAAACAACAACCCGATCACCGCTCCCCGCACCGCCGGCGCTTCCCCCGCCAAATACCACCCCGCCTGCCGCGGCATCACCGGCAATACGATGCCAAAACCCAACAGATCAATAAACACCACCAGCCACACGATCGCCAACGCCGACCGGGCCGCCGTCCCACCTTGTGCCTCGCTTCTCATCACCGCTGATTTACGCCCAC
This region of Thermogemmata fonticola genomic DNA includes:
- a CDS encoding glycosyltransferase family 2 protein, translating into MEKREEVVVVSVCVVNWNSREVLRRCLESLVCQEHGVPYEVVVVDNGSWDGAAEMVERDFAGVKLIRNAGNAGYAAACNQGWRVCRGRYVLFLNNDTEVPAGALAKLVGVAERCRDGVLFAPRLRGGDGQVQVSWRGELTWGALWHRVGWLRWTGWYRGAYEQYRRGGAVVVGHGSGQEEGVQEVAAVLGCAVLVRREALEAVGGWDEGYRFGVEDLDLCRRLRELGKLYYVGGVEVVHYGRVASRENIGYVVGGVACGYVRYMRRWGVGGWRLWWYKVAVTVDVPWQCVVKGVEGLVRWVVGRREAARRSWRAMRGNWFFLGRGLVEFWRS
- a CDS encoding Maf family protein; its protein translation is MDALAGTVPPPVPLPRRLILASASLGRQQLLAAAGYTFHVHPAHLDEPPDAPHGDCQRYVAELAWAKAHAVAPHYDAAFILAADTVAWIDGHVLGKPADADDARRILRTLAGRTHQLWTGVCLWLRPEDLQLAWQEVSLVALRPLDDAQIDHYLRSRLWHNCSGAYALQLPNDPHLSVLHGSPTNVIGLPLESLHHAFQLLAQLPSPLPHPSRPPEFHQTPT
- a CDS encoding glycosyltransferase family 9 protein, producing the protein MGLSLHAPRLIGPPLPVEPPQRLALIKPSALGDVVHTLPVLTALRLLYPQAHITWIVHRAYAPLLAGHPHLDAVLPFDRSAFREKSLLGLARYLWEWGWQLRRQRFDWVIDLQGLLRSGLMAWGSGAAVRMGLQSAREGSVLAYTHRLAIPQEGRLHAVDRYWQLIVALGGGDLPRRFVLPVDVSAQEAAWQLWQSLPRPWVAVAPGARWRTKRWPPLAFAQLLERLQRHTGAGCLIVGSAEDTPLAQQIATAVPGAVRCLTGQTSLPLLVALLRLCDVFVGNDSGPLHLAAALERPCLAPYTCTLPQRHGPYTFPQGAVAATLPCAGSYRKHCNHLRCHQTLTVEHLWTRLLELFPRLCRSPAA
- a CDS encoding MFS transporter is translated as MANGEWWPGWGSGRKSAVMRSEAQGGTAARSALAIVWLVVFIDLLGFGIVLPVMPRQAGWYLAGEAPAVRGAVIGLLFAGFSLMQFLFAPAWGRWSDRVGRRPVLLVSLGGSVVFYSLYGVAVSLPVEWGWWAVGLMLVSRLGAGMAGASVGVAAAVIADCTGAERRARGMALIGIAFGAGFTVGPLLAYVGMGLFAQQGWGVGALAALLSLGAWVLAWARMPETRRGGGEGRLFFSWGRTVQVLGQPALGPLIGAYGLCIVAFAQFEATLALLTGAVFGLDDQENFLVFAAVGLVLLAAGGMYRPLVRRWQEERMLGLGLGLLVVGLGGLAGVAFQSGGGLGECAVSRLAVFYLVTVLAVSGFAWVNPSIHALVSRRTDASHQGEVLGVNQGVAALGRIAGPFLGSLLFPLTVPPVLPYVSAVVLVLLAGGLAYRGLGRTRSGSGGDSAAAGGSGEGRGTEGVAEEGVRFPSAAEFPPRC